In Oscillatoria acuminata PCC 6304, a single window of DNA contains:
- a CDS encoding response regulator transcription factor, whose product MKRILVVDDDKTLRMMLKRHLEKQGFVVEEADSGVEALNLFKRDPPDLVVSDVMMPLMDGFEFCRRLRTNPAGKLVPFIFLSSKGELDDRIEGHAIGADDYLIKPFEPLELVAKIEAQLERSRRIHAEMIRLIQQFTPQTAPPRTEEDSVQLSHDPANGWHRHPVESEDLNPIQPEPLPLTPAEARVFWEVIQGHPNKQIAARLVISPRTVQTHLSRILSKLGLENRSQLVRFAFEHGYRPGSEPEPN is encoded by the coding sequence ATGAAACGAATTTTAGTGGTTGATGATGATAAAACCCTGCGAATGATGCTGAAACGTCATCTGGAAAAGCAGGGATTTGTAGTTGAGGAAGCAGATTCAGGAGTGGAAGCGTTAAACCTGTTCAAGCGGGATCCACCGGATTTGGTAGTCTCAGACGTGATGATGCCTTTGATGGACGGATTTGAATTTTGTCGGCGTCTTCGCACGAATCCTGCGGGGAAGTTGGTGCCGTTTATCTTCCTATCGAGTAAGGGAGAACTGGACGATCGCATAGAAGGTCACGCGATCGGGGCTGATGATTACTTGATCAAGCCCTTTGAACCTCTAGAGTTGGTGGCGAAAATCGAGGCACAATTAGAGCGATCGCGACGGATTCACGCCGAGATGATCCGGTTGATCCAACAGTTTACCCCGCAGACTGCGCCGCCTAGGACGGAGGAAGATTCAGTGCAACTGAGTCATGATCCGGCAAATGGGTGGCATCGCCATCCGGTTGAGTCCGAGGACCTGAACCCAATCCAGCCAGAACCGCTTCCCCTGACCCCTGCGGAAGCGCGAGTCTTTTGGGAAGTGATTCAAGGCCATCCGAATAAACAAATTGCAGCGCGTTTGGTGATTAGTCCTCGGACCGTTCAGACTCATCTGAGTCGAATTCTGAGTAAATTGGGATTAGAAAATAGGTCCCAACTGGTGCGCTTTGCTTTTGAACATGGATATCGCCCGGGGAGTGAACCGGAACCGAACTAG
- a CDS encoding GUN4 domain-containing protein: MSEPTTSSLSETSANLADLESQLKTASEKNQLQLIEQIAATGEAGLIILKQFLQERQKGPINFIDGKIYQVLLKSDSPEMSDFLRTAYPNGVVSLQSLRGIDYSLVQELLAKQDYQAADRLSMQKLCELAGPQAMERKWLYFTEIDKFPLEDLQTLDRLWQVYSEGKFGLSVQREIWLGVGKNWDKLWPKIGWKNGNTWTRYPGEFTWDLTAPRGHLPLSNQLRGVRVIEKLLTHPAWG; encoded by the coding sequence ATGAGTGAACCAACAACGTCATCCCTATCGGAAACTTCTGCAAATCTAGCCGACCTTGAATCCCAATTAAAAACCGCCTCCGAGAAAAATCAGCTACAACTGATAGAACAGATTGCCGCAACTGGGGAAGCGGGCTTAATTATATTAAAGCAATTTTTGCAAGAGCGTCAGAAGGGTCCGATCAATTTCATTGATGGAAAAATCTATCAAGTATTGCTGAAAAGTGATTCTCCAGAAATGTCGGATTTTTTGAGAACTGCCTATCCGAATGGGGTGGTTTCTCTGCAATCATTGCGCGGCATTGATTATTCCCTAGTGCAAGAACTGCTGGCAAAACAGGATTATCAAGCAGCAGACCGCTTGAGTATGCAAAAACTCTGCGAACTGGCCGGACCCCAAGCAATGGAAAGAAAATGGTTGTATTTCACGGAGATTGATAAATTTCCCCTTGAGGACCTGCAAACTCTAGATCGGCTTTGGCAGGTTTATTCCGAGGGAAAATTTGGTCTGTCTGTCCAGCGGGAAATTTGGCTGGGAGTGGGGAAAAATTGGGATAAACTCTGGCCTAAAATTGGCTGGAAGAATGGCAATACCTGGACGAGATATCCGGGGGAATTTACCTGGGATTTAACGGCTCCCCGGGGTCATTTACCCTTGTCTAATCAATTGCGTGGCGTTCGGGTGATTGAAAAGTTGCTGACTCATCCAGCTTGGGGTTAG
- a CDS encoding adenylyltransferase/cytidyltransferase family protein, which translates to MIPGIYTISNLVEAIAAHPEQWRPLVFTNGCFDLLHVGHVRYLQTAKSLGRTLVVGLNSDRSVQTIKPAQPGLPPRPIIPEIQRAEVLCALKPVDGVIIFNEPTATSLLEALQPDIYVKGGDWTVESLPEAPTVQAYGGRIELCKIEVPTSTTGIILSILKP; encoded by the coding sequence ATGATTCCTGGTATTTACACGATTTCTAACCTAGTGGAGGCGATCGCCGCTCACCCGGAACAGTGGCGGCCCTTGGTCTTTACCAATGGCTGTTTCGATCTGCTTCATGTGGGTCACGTTCGTTACCTCCAAACCGCTAAATCTTTGGGGCGGACTCTGGTAGTGGGTTTGAATAGCGATCGCTCAGTCCAAACCATCAAACCCGCCCAACCCGGTCTGCCCCCCCGACCCATTATCCCGGAAATCCAACGGGCGGAAGTGCTTTGTGCCTTAAAACCTGTCGATGGGGTGATTATTTTTAATGAACCCACCGCCACCTCCCTCCTGGAGGCCCTCCAGCCTGATATTTACGTTAAAGGGGGGGATTGGACCGTAGAGAGTCTACCGGAAGCCCCAACGGTGCAAGCCTATGGGGGCCGCATCGAACTTTGTAAAATTGAAGTTCCGACCTCCACTACTGGTATAATTCTTTCTATTCTCAAGCCCTAA